A genome region from Stenotrophomonas maltophilia includes the following:
- a CDS encoding YceD family protein → MSANVPESLDAWRMVVARRRFDGQVSLAELTRLQGLVADTDGECSYSLEFGRDEVLRVSYVELTIDTALPLTCQRSMQRFLLPVKVTQRLGLIRDEDEESSLPEEYEALLVPEDGQLRPLDLVEDELVLAVPVVPLSPDGEAVDKDWAPSEEETKKANPFAALAALKKQ, encoded by the coding sequence ATGTCCGCGAACGTGCCCGAATCGCTGGATGCTTGGCGGATGGTCGTAGCGCGCAGGCGCTTCGACGGCCAGGTCTCCCTGGCTGAATTGACCCGCCTGCAGGGGCTGGTCGCAGATACCGACGGTGAGTGTTCCTACTCGCTTGAATTCGGTCGCGACGAAGTCCTGCGGGTATCCTATGTGGAACTGACCATCGACACCGCGTTGCCGCTGACCTGTCAGCGCAGCATGCAGCGATTCCTGTTGCCGGTGAAGGTGACCCAGAGGCTTGGCCTGATCCGCGACGAGGACGAGGAATCGTCCCTGCCGGAGGAGTACGAGGCGTTGCTGGTGCCGGAAGACGGCCAGCTGCGTCCGCTGGACCTGGTCGAAGACGAGTTGGTGCTGGCGGTGCCGGTGGTACCGCTGTCGCCCGACGGTGAAGCAGTCGACAAGGACTGGGCACCGAGCGAAGAAGAAACGAAGAAGGCCAACCCGTTCGCGGCGTTGGCGGCATTGAAGAAACAATAG
- a CDS encoding beta-ketoacyl-ACP synthase III produces MSKRIYSRIAGTGSYLPEKVLTNADLEKMVETSDEWIQSRTGIRERHIAAEGETTSDLGYQAALRALEAAGIDASQLDMIVVGTTTPDLIFPSTACLIQAKLGVAGCPAFDVNAACSGFVFALGVADKFIRSGDCRHVLVIGTETLTRMVDWNDRTTCVLFGDGAGAVVLKADEETGILSTHLHADGSKKELLWNPVGVSTGFKDGANGGGTINMKGNDVFKYAVKALDSVVDETLAANGLDKSDLDWLIPHQANLRIIEATAKRLDMSMDQVVVTVDKHGNTSSGSVPLALDAAVRSGRVERGQLLLLEAFGGGFTWGSALLRY; encoded by the coding sequence ATGAGCAAGCGGATCTATTCGAGGATCGCGGGCACCGGTAGCTATTTGCCGGAAAAAGTCCTGACCAACGCCGACCTGGAAAAGATGGTCGAAACCTCGGATGAGTGGATCCAGTCGCGCACCGGAATTCGTGAACGGCACATCGCGGCCGAAGGCGAAACCACCAGCGACCTCGGCTACCAGGCCGCGTTGCGCGCACTTGAAGCGGCCGGCATCGACGCTTCGCAGCTCGACATGATCGTGGTTGGTACGACCACGCCTGACCTCATTTTCCCCTCCACCGCGTGCCTGATCCAGGCCAAGCTCGGTGTTGCGGGGTGCCCTGCCTTTGACGTCAACGCGGCCTGTTCGGGCTTCGTGTTCGCGTTGGGCGTGGCCGACAAATTCATCCGTTCCGGCGACTGCAGGCACGTGCTGGTGATCGGCACCGAAACGCTGACCCGCATGGTCGACTGGAACGATCGCACCACCTGCGTGCTGTTCGGCGATGGCGCCGGCGCCGTGGTGCTCAAGGCCGACGAAGAGACCGGCATCCTCAGCACCCACCTGCATGCCGATGGCAGCAAGAAGGAACTGCTGTGGAACCCGGTGGGCGTCTCGACCGGCTTCAAGGACGGCGCCAACGGGGGTGGCACCATCAACATGAAGGGCAACGACGTGTTCAAGTACGCCGTCAAGGCGCTGGACTCGGTCGTGGACGAGACCCTGGCCGCCAACGGCCTGGACAAGTCCGACCTGGATTGGCTGATTCCGCACCAGGCCAACCTGCGCATCATCGAAGCCACCGCCAAGCGCCTGGACATGTCGATGGACCAGGTGGTGGTGACTGTCGACAAGCATGGCAACACCTCGTCCGGTTCGGTGCCGCTGGCGCTGGACGCCGCGGTGCGTTCGGGCCGCGTAGAGCGTGGCCAGCTGCTGCTGCTGGAAGCCTTCGGTGGCGGCTTCACGTGGGGTTCGGCCCTGCTGCGCTATTGA
- the fabG gene encoding 3-oxoacyl-ACP reductase FabG, whose translation MSKPLQGEIALVTGASRGIGAAIADLLAAQGATVIGTATTESGAAAIGERLAAHGGHGRALNVTDAAALDSVLDGIAKEFGPISILVNNAGITRDNLLMRMKDEDWASIIDTNLTSVFRTSKAVMRGMMKARKGRIINIASVVGVTGNAGQANYAAAKAGIIGFSKSLAKEIGSRGVTVNVVAPGFIDTDMTKALPEEARTALINDIALERLGSPEDIAHAVAFLASPAAGYITGETLHVNGGMYMP comes from the coding sequence ATGAGCAAGCCCCTGCAGGGTGAAATCGCACTGGTCACTGGTGCCAGCCGTGGCATTGGTGCCGCCATCGCCGATCTGCTGGCCGCCCAGGGCGCCACCGTCATCGGCACCGCCACCACCGAATCCGGTGCCGCCGCCATCGGCGAGCGCCTGGCTGCCCACGGCGGCCACGGCCGTGCGCTGAACGTGACCGACGCTGCCGCGCTGGACAGCGTGCTGGACGGCATCGCCAAGGAGTTCGGCCCGATCTCGATCCTGGTCAACAATGCCGGCATCACCCGCGACAACCTGCTGATGCGCATGAAGGACGAGGACTGGGCGTCGATCATCGATACCAACCTGACCAGCGTGTTCCGCACCAGCAAGGCGGTCATGCGCGGCATGATGAAGGCGCGCAAGGGCCGCATCATCAACATCGCATCGGTGGTGGGCGTGACCGGCAATGCCGGCCAGGCCAACTACGCGGCCGCCAAGGCCGGCATCATCGGCTTCAGCAAGTCGCTGGCCAAGGAAATCGGTTCGCGCGGTGTCACCGTCAATGTGGTCGCTCCCGGCTTCATCGACACCGACATGACCAAGGCGTTGCCGGAAGAAGCGCGTACCGCGCTGATCAACGACATCGCCCTCGAACGCCTGGGTTCGCCGGAGGACATCGCCCATGCGGTGGCCTTCCTGGCCAGCCCGGCTGCCGGTTACATCACCGGCGAAACCCTCCATGTGAACGGTGGCATGTACATGCCGTAA
- the fabF gene encoding beta-ketoacyl-ACP synthase II, translated as MKRRVVVTGLGIVSPLGNDLASSWEGITHGRSGIGPLTNVADAYVDRFTTKIAGEVKGFDITADNELFGKYRVSGKDAKKMDPFIHYGLGASFMALHDSGLEITDANAERIGAIVGAGIGGLLGIEEQTIEFHEGKKISPFYVPKTIINMLPGQLSIITGLKGPSFSAVSACATSNHSIGTAMRMIQYGDADVMVVGGAERGSSPTALGGFCAMKAMSTRNDAPEQASRPWDKDRDGFVLGDGAGILILEEYEHAKARGAKIYCELAGFGASSDAYHMTAPSENGEGAARCMVMAMKDAGVTPEQVGYLNAHGTSTPLGDLGETMAMKTAFGDHAYKMMVSSTKSMTGHLLGAAGGVEAIFSVMALQDNIIPPTINLEQPGEGCDLDYVPNEARQAKVDVVMSNGFGFGGTNGTLIFKRV; from the coding sequence ATGAAGCGTCGCGTCGTCGTAACCGGCCTGGGTATCGTCTCGCCGTTGGGCAATGATCTGGCCAGCAGCTGGGAAGGCATCACCCACGGTCGTTCGGGCATCGGTCCGCTGACCAACGTTGCTGATGCCTACGTGGATCGGTTCACCACCAAGATTGCAGGTGAGGTCAAGGGATTCGACATCACCGCCGACAATGAACTGTTCGGCAAGTATCGGGTCAGCGGCAAGGATGCCAAGAAGATGGACCCGTTCATCCATTACGGCCTCGGTGCCTCGTTCATGGCCCTGCACGACTCGGGCCTGGAGATCACCGACGCCAATGCCGAGCGCATCGGCGCCATCGTCGGCGCCGGCATCGGCGGCCTGCTCGGCATCGAAGAGCAGACCATCGAGTTCCACGAGGGCAAGAAGATCTCGCCCTTCTACGTGCCCAAGACCATCATCAACATGCTGCCGGGCCAGCTGAGCATCATCACCGGCCTGAAGGGCCCGTCGTTCTCGGCGGTGTCGGCGTGCGCGACCTCGAACCATTCGATCGGTACCGCGATGCGCATGATCCAGTACGGCGATGCCGACGTGATGGTGGTCGGTGGTGCCGAGCGTGGCTCGTCGCCGACCGCGCTGGGCGGCTTCTGCGCGATGAAGGCCATGAGCACCCGCAACGACGCCCCGGAACAGGCCTCGCGCCCGTGGGACAAGGACCGTGACGGCTTCGTGCTGGGCGACGGCGCCGGCATCCTGATCCTGGAAGAGTACGAGCACGCCAAGGCACGCGGCGCGAAGATCTACTGCGAACTGGCCGGTTTCGGTGCCAGCTCCGACGCGTACCACATGACCGCCCCGAGCGAGAACGGCGAAGGCGCCGCGCGCTGCATGGTCATGGCCATGAAGGACGCCGGCGTGACCCCGGAACAGGTGGGTTACCTCAACGCGCACGGCACTTCCACGCCGCTGGGCGACCTGGGCGAGACCATGGCGATGAAGACCGCCTTCGGCGACCACGCCTACAAGATGATGGTCAGCTCCACCAAGTCGATGACCGGCCACCTGCTGGGCGCCGCCGGTGGCGTGGAAGCGATCTTCTCGGTGATGGCGCTGCAGGACAACATCATTCCGCCGACCATCAACCTGGAACAGCCCGGCGAAGGCTGCGACCTGGACTACGTGCCCAACGAAGCACGCCAGGCCAAGGTGGACGTGGTGATGTCCAATGGCTTCGGCTTCGGCGGCACCAACGGCACGCTGATCTTCAAGCGCGTCTGA
- a CDS encoding DUF58 domain-containing protein — translation MATRWPRLQLLARPRRPEALPQRLDRHRIYVLPTRFGLFVATLLAAMLLGALNYNNNPALLLALLLAAAAIASAIAAHLQLSGVQIDAISAEPAPAGQPLRLRVDLSLHDPRARHGLHLLLGNSEAWMSLPAHGRGEVELQVTTERRGWLELPRIRLSTTQPLGLVRAWSWVWPEQTLLVYPQPEALAPALPESGNDPLHTRAHASGEELHQLRPYRAGDAPRSISWKHSARRDSLLVREYEKPVGIEVILDWRRLSPLGHEARIARLARWVDMAEREGRRYTLLLPAHPPFGPGQGASHHHLCLRALALMPHD, via the coding sequence GTGGCCACGCGCTGGCCACGACTGCAACTGCTGGCACGCCCGCGCAGGCCTGAAGCACTGCCGCAGCGCCTGGACCGCCATCGCATCTACGTGCTGCCCACCCGCTTCGGCCTGTTCGTCGCCACGCTGCTGGCGGCAATGCTGCTGGGCGCACTGAACTACAACAACAACCCGGCGTTGCTGCTGGCCCTGCTGCTGGCGGCAGCGGCGATCGCCAGCGCCATCGCCGCGCACCTGCAGCTGTCGGGCGTGCAGATCGATGCGATCTCCGCCGAACCGGCTCCGGCCGGACAACCGCTGCGCCTGCGCGTGGACCTGTCACTGCACGATCCGCGCGCACGCCACGGCCTGCACCTGCTGCTGGGTAACAGCGAAGCCTGGATGTCACTGCCTGCGCACGGCCGTGGCGAAGTGGAGCTGCAGGTCACCACCGAACGCCGCGGCTGGCTGGAACTGCCACGCATCCGCCTGTCCACCACCCAGCCACTGGGCCTGGTCCGGGCATGGTCGTGGGTGTGGCCGGAACAAACGCTGCTGGTCTATCCGCAACCCGAAGCGCTGGCGCCTGCACTGCCGGAAAGCGGCAACGATCCGCTGCATACCCGCGCCCATGCCAGTGGCGAGGAACTGCATCAGCTGCGGCCCTATCGTGCGGGCGATGCACCACGCAGCATTTCATGGAAGCACTCGGCACGCCGCGACAGCCTGCTGGTGCGCGAGTACGAAAAGCCAGTCGGCATCGAAGTCATCCTCGACTGGCGCAGGCTGTCTCCGCTGGGCCATGAAGCACGCATCGCGCGTTTGGCACGATGGGTCGACATGGCCGAGCGCGAAGGCCGCCGCTACACCCTGCTGCTGCCTGCACATCCACCGTTCGGGCCCGGGCAGGGCGCCAGTCACCACCACCTGTGCCTGCGCGCACTGGCATTGATGCCGCATGACTGA
- the acpP gene encoding acyl carrier protein — translation MSTIEERVKKIVVEQLGVKEEEVTNSASFVDDLGADSLDTVELVMALEEEFECEIPDEEAEKISTVQAAIDYVKAHVKA, via the coding sequence ATGAGCACCATCGAAGAACGCGTCAAGAAAATCGTCGTCGAACAGCTTGGCGTCAAGGAAGAAGAAGTCACCAACAGCGCATCGTTCGTCGATGACCTGGGCGCTGACTCGCTGGACACCGTCGAGCTGGTGATGGCCCTGGAAGAAGAATTCGAGTGCGAGATCCCGGACGAAGAAGCCGAGAAGATCAGCACCGTGCAGGCCGCCATCGACTACGTCAAGGCCCACGTCAAGGCCTGA
- a CDS encoding AAA family ATPase produces the protein MPASSPNPTMLTDQLRQALREAQDQVNALVLGKVPEVRLAFVALLSGGHLLIEDLPGLGKTTLAHALASSLGLSFQRVQFTSDLLPADVLGVSVYEAGSRQFQFHPGPVFTHVLLADEINRAPPRTQSALLEAMAEQQVTLDGQTHPLPDPFFVIATQNPVDLSGTFPLPDSQLDRFLLRLAMGYPSAQAERELLRGTDRRDLIARAVPKLDDTQVRALREAVGQVHASDALVDYVQALLTRSRQHAGVRVGLSPRAGLALLRAARAHALLLGRGHVVPEDVQTLFVAVAGHRLVAEAESSSGPALARAILQTVAVD, from the coding sequence ATGCCAGCCTCGTCCCCCAATCCCACCATGCTAACCGATCAACTGCGCCAGGCCCTGCGGGAGGCACAGGATCAGGTAAACGCACTGGTGCTGGGCAAGGTGCCGGAAGTCAGGCTGGCCTTTGTCGCTCTGCTTTCCGGTGGTCATCTGCTGATCGAGGATCTGCCCGGCCTGGGCAAGACCACGCTGGCGCATGCGTTGGCCAGCAGCCTGGGCCTCAGCTTCCAGCGCGTGCAGTTCACCTCCGACCTGCTGCCCGCCGATGTACTGGGCGTCTCGGTATACGAAGCCGGCAGCCGCCAGTTCCAGTTCCATCCAGGGCCGGTATTCACCCACGTGCTGCTGGCCGATGAGATCAACCGCGCGCCACCGCGCACGCAGAGCGCGCTGCTGGAGGCGATGGCCGAACAGCAGGTCACCCTGGATGGACAGACCCACCCCCTGCCCGATCCGTTCTTCGTGATCGCCACGCAGAACCCGGTGGACCTGTCCGGCACCTTCCCGCTGCCGGATTCGCAGCTGGACCGTTTCCTGCTGCGACTGGCGATGGGCTACCCAAGCGCGCAGGCCGAACGCGAACTGCTGCGCGGCACCGATCGTCGTGACCTGATCGCACGTGCCGTACCGAAGCTGGATGACACTCAGGTACGCGCGCTGCGTGAGGCTGTCGGCCAGGTCCATGCCAGCGATGCACTGGTCGACTACGTGCAGGCCCTGCTGACCCGCAGCCGCCAGCACGCCGGCGTGCGCGTGGGCCTGTCACCGCGTGCAGGCCTTGCGCTGCTGCGCGCGGCCAGGGCGCATGCACTGCTGCTGGGCCGCGGCCACGTGGTGCCCGAGGACGTGCAGACCCTGTTCGTGGCGGTGGCCGGTCATCGCCTGGTGGCCGAAGCCGAGTCCAGCTCGGGGCCGGCACTGGCACGAGCCATCCTGCAGACCGTTGCGGTGGATTGA
- a CDS encoding glycosyltransferase family 39 protein: protein MQGEQRARTIFLWLWTLVTAAKLVVAARLPLFVDEAFYWQEGQHLAAAYSDLPGLTAWLARLGVEIGGHHVLALRLPFLAIGALLPLLVVRTATRWFGNVAGWQAGSLTLLMPLSATLGLLAVPDVPMALAAVICLHAGARMLHNVDASSAMKLALGLSIGALSHYRFIGVIGVGFIALLALPQGRRMLADPRVWVALAVGVLAWLPLLAWNADNHDAGLKFQVVERHPWTFEWNGLWFLVIQPMLVTPILCMAMWKVAVAGTRRGGGTRVQWRYFGLVGGVSTLGIFLLGFFTDVERISFHWPLPGYLALLVAVPVVLNGWPRWLRRTGWWLAGAGMVLAFGYYLMASTPALREQLAGSKYYPRNFAGWQPLAMAVREELQQMPAGARVLAGNFKVGAELGFQLGNGDIEVLPHPLNDKHGRTAQLAQWGLLHEGKRSAPMLLVLSPSDQRYRDLLARYHAICEQVGPLPAPRVVSSDHGFQRFLLFRLPAQRAPGACVTPAMAWLDTPSNGEKVSGVLAIKGWAFKDGVGLARVEVLVDGRSVGDARYGRAFDVRQTWPDSTDPQHPAVGFDASLDTSTLAPGRHWLGLRLHGRDGSVEEWQEQPFEVRGR, encoded by the coding sequence ATGCAAGGCGAACAGCGCGCGCGGACAATATTTCTCTGGTTATGGACGCTGGTCACAGCGGCCAAGCTGGTGGTGGCTGCGCGCCTGCCACTGTTCGTTGACGAGGCGTTCTACTGGCAGGAAGGCCAGCATCTGGCCGCCGCGTATTCGGACCTTCCCGGACTGACCGCATGGCTGGCGCGCCTGGGGGTGGAGATCGGTGGCCACCATGTGCTTGCGTTGCGCCTGCCGTTCCTGGCCATCGGCGCGCTGCTGCCGTTGCTGGTGGTGCGCACGGCCACGCGCTGGTTCGGCAATGTGGCTGGTTGGCAGGCGGGCAGCCTCACGCTGTTGATGCCTTTGTCGGCGACGCTGGGCCTGCTGGCGGTGCCGGATGTACCCATGGCGCTGGCCGCGGTGATCTGCCTGCACGCCGGTGCACGGATGCTGCACAACGTCGATGCATCGTCGGCGATGAAGCTTGCGCTGGGCCTGTCGATCGGAGCGCTCAGTCACTACCGTTTCATCGGTGTCATCGGCGTGGGCTTCATCGCGCTGCTGGCGCTGCCGCAGGGGCGGCGCATGCTGGCCGATCCGCGCGTATGGGTCGCACTGGCGGTAGGCGTGCTGGCCTGGCTGCCGCTGCTGGCATGGAATGCGGACAACCACGACGCTGGCCTGAAGTTCCAGGTGGTCGAGCGCCATCCCTGGACGTTCGAATGGAACGGGCTGTGGTTCCTGGTGATCCAGCCGATGCTGGTCACCCCGATCCTGTGCATGGCGATGTGGAAGGTGGCGGTGGCCGGTACCCGCAGGGGCGGCGGCACGCGTGTGCAGTGGCGCTACTTCGGCCTGGTCGGGGGCGTATCCACGCTGGGCATCTTCCTGCTGGGCTTCTTCACCGACGTCGAGCGGATCAGTTTCCATTGGCCACTGCCGGGCTACCTGGCCCTGCTGGTGGCGGTGCCGGTGGTGCTCAACGGCTGGCCACGCTGGCTGCGGCGCACCGGCTGGTGGCTGGCAGGCGCAGGCATGGTGCTGGCGTTCGGCTATTACCTGATGGCCTCCACGCCTGCGTTGCGCGAGCAGCTGGCGGGCAGCAAGTACTACCCGCGCAATTTCGCTGGCTGGCAGCCGTTGGCGATGGCAGTGCGCGAAGAGTTGCAGCAGATGCCCGCGGGCGCGCGGGTGCTGGCCGGGAACTTCAAGGTGGGGGCCGAGCTGGGCTTCCAGCTCGGCAACGGCGATATCGAAGTGCTGCCGCACCCGCTCAACGACAAGCATGGGCGCACCGCGCAGCTGGCGCAGTGGGGTCTGCTGCATGAAGGCAAGCGCTCGGCGCCGATGCTGCTGGTGCTTTCACCCAGCGATCAGCGTTACCGCGATCTGCTGGCGCGCTATCACGCCATCTGCGAGCAGGTGGGGCCGTTGCCGGCGCCGCGGGTGGTCAGCAGTGACCACGGCTTCCAGCGGTTCCTGCTGTTCCGCCTGCCGGCGCAGCGTGCGCCGGGGGCGTGCGTGACTCCGGCAATGGCGTGGCTGGATACCCCTTCCAACGGCGAAAAGGTGTCCGGCGTGCTGGCCATCAAGGGATGGGCGTTCAAGGATGGTGTCGGCCTGGCACGGGTTGAAGTGCTGGTCGATGGCCGCTCGGTGGGCGATGCGCGCTATGGCCGCGCATTCGACGTGCGCCAGACCTGGCCGGACAGCACCGACCCGCAGCATCCGGCGGTGGGCTTCGATGCGTCATTGGACACGAGCACGCTGGCGCCCGGGCGGCATTGGCTGGGCCTGCGCCTGCACGGCCGCGATGGCAGCGTGGAGGAATGGCAGGAACAGCCGTTCGAGGTTCGCGGGCGCTGA
- the fabD gene encoding ACP S-malonyltransferase gives MTVSTLAFVFPGQGSQSVGMVAELAELHPQVREAFTEASDGAGVDLWALSQGGPEEMLNRTEYTQPALLAASIGVWRAWNAVGGPRPSVLAGHSLGEYTALVAAGALSLHDGAHLVRLRGQLMQEAAPAGVGAMAAVLGAEDQLVLDVCAEAAGSQVVVPANFNSPGQIVIGGDADAVDRALALLAEKGVRKAVKLAVSVPSHTPLMREAANRLAEVMAGLSWQAPQLPVVQNVDAKVHEGVDAIRTALVQQLYQPVQWTGCVQALAGRGIAQIAECGPGKVLTGLVKRIDKAIDGRSLATPGDFEAAREAWSA, from the coding sequence GTGACCGTATCCACCCTCGCTTTTGTCTTCCCCGGCCAGGGCTCGCAGTCTGTGGGCATGGTGGCCGAGCTGGCCGAACTGCACCCGCAGGTGCGTGAAGCCTTCACCGAGGCATCCGATGGTGCCGGCGTCGACCTGTGGGCGCTGTCCCAGGGTGGCCCGGAGGAAATGCTCAACCGTACCGAATACACTCAGCCGGCCCTGCTGGCCGCAAGCATCGGCGTGTGGCGCGCCTGGAACGCCGTGGGCGGTCCGCGCCCGTCGGTGCTGGCCGGTCACAGCCTGGGCGAGTACACCGCCCTGGTTGCCGCTGGCGCGCTGAGCCTGCATGACGGCGCCCACCTGGTGCGCCTGCGCGGCCAGCTGATGCAGGAAGCCGCACCGGCCGGTGTCGGCGCCATGGCCGCCGTGCTCGGCGCCGAAGACCAGCTGGTGCTGGACGTCTGCGCCGAAGCCGCAGGCAGCCAGGTGGTGGTGCCGGCCAACTTCAATTCGCCGGGCCAGATCGTGATCGGTGGCGACGCCGACGCGGTCGACCGCGCACTGGCGCTGCTGGCCGAGAAGGGCGTGCGCAAGGCGGTCAAGCTGGCCGTGAGCGTGCCCTCGCACACCCCGCTGATGCGCGAAGCCGCCAACCGCCTGGCCGAAGTGATGGCCGGCCTGTCCTGGCAGGCGCCGCAGCTGCCGGTGGTGCAGAACGTCGATGCCAAGGTGCACGAGGGGGTGGACGCGATCCGTACCGCGCTGGTGCAGCAGCTGTACCAGCCGGTGCAGTGGACCGGTTGCGTGCAGGCTCTGGCCGGCCGTGGCATCGCCCAGATCGCCGAGTGCGGCCCGGGCAAGGTGCTGACCGGCCTGGTCAAGCGCATCGACAAGGCCATCGACGGCCGTTCGCTGGCCACCCCGGGCGACTTTGAAGCCGCCCGCGAGGCATGGTCGGCCTGA
- a CDS encoding serine/threonine protein phosphatase, with translation MVEPIVIEGQRAWLKQYGKGSRALALGLLNFVARRFHLDALRPPPHRGGDAARETEARRLGELQAQGVNVPDVLGSGHAALVIGDNGSSFNTCLRQADEAGRDRLVMAAMQAIAEAHARGAYFGQPLPRNLTWDGQKVGFIDFEEDPLEVMDLAEAQARDWLMFGYGVAKYYADRPEQLQAMMAEAMGDAQAPVREHVHAVSGRLRSLARVCMKLGRSARALAHSIFIAHGASTAGVLMLVGLCVDFLADGDLDVLQLFC, from the coding sequence ATGGTTGAGCCCATCGTCATCGAAGGGCAGCGCGCCTGGCTGAAGCAGTACGGCAAGGGAAGCCGCGCACTGGCCCTGGGCCTGCTCAATTTCGTTGCCCGCCGTTTCCATCTGGACGCCCTGCGCCCACCGCCGCACCGAGGTGGTGATGCCGCGCGCGAAACCGAAGCCCGTCGCCTGGGAGAACTGCAGGCGCAGGGCGTGAACGTGCCCGACGTGCTGGGCAGCGGCCACGCCGCGCTGGTGATCGGCGACAACGGCAGCTCGTTCAATACCTGCCTGCGCCAGGCCGACGAGGCCGGCCGCGACCGGCTGGTGATGGCCGCCATGCAGGCCATCGCCGAAGCGCATGCACGCGGCGCCTATTTCGGCCAGCCGCTGCCGCGCAACCTCACCTGGGACGGGCAGAAGGTGGGCTTCATCGACTTCGAGGAAGATCCGCTGGAAGTGATGGATCTGGCCGAAGCGCAGGCCCGCGACTGGCTGATGTTCGGCTACGGCGTGGCCAAGTACTACGCCGACCGCCCCGAGCAGCTGCAGGCGATGATGGCCGAGGCGATGGGCGATGCCCAGGCGCCGGTGCGCGAGCATGTGCATGCGGTCAGCGGCCGGCTGCGCAGCCTGGCCCGGGTGTGCATGAAGCTGGGCCGTTCAGCGCGCGCGCTGGCCCATTCGATCTTCATCGCCCATGGCGCCAGCACGGCGGGCGTGCTGATGCTGGTGGGCCTGTGCGTGGATTTCCTCGCCGACGGCGACCTGGACGTGCTGCAGCTGTTCTGCTGA
- the rpmF gene encoding 50S ribosomal protein L32 has translation MAVQKSRVTPSRRGQRRSHDALSAKQLSTDPTTGEVHLRHHITADGFYRGKKVIQTKTSAVEED, from the coding sequence ATGGCTGTGCAGAAATCCCGTGTTACCCCGTCCCGCCGCGGCCAGCGCCGTTCGCATGACGCCCTGAGCGCCAAGCAGCTGTCGACCGACCCGACCACCGGCGAAGTGCATCTGCGTCACCACATCACTGCCGATGGTTTCTACCGCGGCAAGAAGGTCATCCAGACCAAGACCTCGGCCGTCGAAGAAGATTGA
- a CDS encoding Maf family protein yields MSLVLASTSRYRRELLQRLGLPFDCARPEVDETPLNGETPLAVATRLATAKAAEVAARYPGAWVIGSDQVADLNGRPLGKPGTAEAACAQLAAMSGQTVRFHTAISLTRDGESLSAVDLTEVRFRALGQEEIARYVAAEQPLDCAGSFKCEGLGISLFEAIDNRDPTALIGLPLIALCGLLRQAGFAVP; encoded by the coding sequence ATGTCACTGGTCCTGGCCTCCACCTCCCGCTACCGCCGCGAGCTGCTGCAGCGGTTGGGCCTGCCCTTCGACTGCGCCCGCCCGGAGGTGGATGAAACCCCGTTGAACGGTGAGACGCCACTGGCCGTGGCGACGCGCTTGGCCACGGCCAAGGCGGCCGAGGTCGCCGCTCGCTACCCCGGCGCCTGGGTGATCGGCTCGGATCAGGTGGCGGACCTGAACGGGCGGCCGCTGGGCAAGCCGGGCACGGCCGAGGCGGCCTGCGCGCAGCTGGCGGCGATGTCCGGGCAGACGGTACGCTTCCATACCGCAATCAGTCTCACACGAGACGGAGAATCACTCAGCGCCGTGGATCTGACCGAGGTCCGTTTCCGCGCGCTGGGCCAGGAGGAGATCGCCCGCTACGTGGCCGCCGAACAGCCGCTGGACTGCGCCGGCAGCTTCAAGTGCGAGGGCCTGGGCATCAGCCTGTTCGAAGCAATCGACAACCGCGACCCGACCGCGCTGATCGGCCTGCCGCTGATCGCGCTGTGCGGGTTGCTGCGCCAGGCAGGGTTCGCGGTGCCCTGA